A stretch of the Arthrobacter sp. PAMC 25486 genome encodes the following:
- a CDS encoding amino acid deaminase/aldolase has product MLTLLEPELSAGRNNGRAPAKIWAAADTACADFSAPLAILDVKALSYNAGSLLRRAAGKPIRVASKSIRNKDVLRAVLAQPGFAGILGFTLPEAIWLATDPSDAFTDIVVAYPTADAHALRELAADPAACARVTLMVDSTEQLQWMAAILADANPAAPLRLCLDLDASWRPSVRGRALGHIGVYRSPLRDGADAVTLALAVDGFKNGTVPLFQLVGIMAYEAQVAGLQDTPHSSSKVAHLAKSAVLQQMQRSSMAEILHRRGNVVTAVRNVVDLEFVNGGGTGSLELTTKDASVTELAAGSGLFGPTLFDGYSRFTPAPAVGFAVPVVRRPAPDIVTVLGAGWIASGPAGSDRSPVPVHPAGLSLIGTEGAGEVQTPLRGAGAAQLRIGDKVWFRHAKSGEVCEHVDALEMLDGGQRVGAAPTYRGEGKAFV; this is encoded by the coding sequence ATGCTGACGTTGCTTGAACCGGAGCTGTCCGCCGGACGTAACAATGGCCGCGCGCCGGCGAAGATTTGGGCCGCGGCGGACACCGCCTGCGCCGATTTTTCAGCGCCTTTGGCCATCCTCGATGTGAAGGCCCTTTCCTATAATGCCGGTTCCTTGTTGCGCAGGGCCGCCGGCAAGCCCATCCGGGTGGCCAGCAAGTCCATCCGCAACAAGGACGTGCTGCGGGCCGTGCTGGCGCAGCCCGGATTCGCGGGGATCCTTGGCTTCACGCTTCCCGAGGCGATCTGGCTGGCAACGGACCCCAGCGATGCGTTCACCGACATTGTGGTGGCCTACCCCACCGCGGACGCCCATGCGCTGCGGGAACTGGCGGCCGATCCGGCGGCCTGCGCCCGGGTCACGTTGATGGTTGATTCCACAGAGCAGTTGCAGTGGATGGCCGCGATCCTGGCGGACGCCAACCCGGCAGCGCCGCTCCGGCTGTGCCTTGACCTTGACGCCTCGTGGCGGCCGTCGGTGCGCGGGCGCGCCCTGGGCCACATTGGCGTGTACCGTTCCCCCCTCCGCGACGGGGCCGACGCTGTGACCCTCGCCTTGGCGGTTGACGGCTTCAAGAACGGCACCGTTCCGCTCTTCCAGTTGGTCGGCATCATGGCCTATGAAGCCCAGGTTGCCGGTTTGCAGGACACCCCGCACAGCTCCAGCAAGGTGGCACATCTGGCCAAGTCCGCCGTCCTCCAGCAGATGCAGCGCTCCTCGATGGCCGAGATCCTCCACCGCCGCGGCAATGTGGTGACTGCCGTGCGCAATGTGGTTGATCTGGAGTTCGTCAACGGCGGCGGCACCGGCAGCCTTGAGCTGACCACCAAGGACGCGTCGGTGACCGAACTCGCCGCCGGTTCCGGCTTGTTTGGCCCCACCCTTTTTGACGGCTATTCACGCTTCACCCCGGCACCTGCCGTAGGTTTTGCCGTGCCGGTGGTCCGCCGCCCGGCCCCCGATATCGTCACAGTCCTGGGTGCCGGCTGGATTGCCTCCGGCCCCGCCGGCTCCGACCGCTCCCCCGTCCCCGTGCACCCGGCCGGGTTGTCACTGATCGGCACCGAGGGCGCCGGCGAGGTGCAGACCCCGTTGCGCGGCGCGGGCGCCGCCCAGCTGCGCATTGGTGACAAGGTGTGGTTCAGGCATGCCAAGTCCGGCGAGGTGTGTGAGCACGTGGACGCTTTGGAGATGCTCGACGGCGGCCAAAGGGTGGGCGCGGCGCCCACCTACCGAGGAGAAGGGAAGGCATTCGTATGA
- a CDS encoding D-arabinono-1,4-lactone oxidase encodes MSEWRNWAGDQRCRPTDVAHPSTVAEISALVASAAASGGVLKAVGAGHSFTDIALTQGVQLRLDGISGLLAVDRDKKLVTLAGGTRLHEIPALLEPYGLAMENLGDIDRQSISGAVSTGTHGTGLRFGGIATQIRALTLVTGTGEVLTCSETENAEVFTVARVGLGALGIITSVTLQCVAAFMLHAVERPESLAGVLESLPERQLAADHFEFYWFPHTDMALTKANTRHAPGGLPARVRPLSTMAHLVDDVLVSNTLFSALCNVTGKLPDVIPRVNRMASHLTGNREFGDASHKVFATQRTVRFREMEYAIPLEQIPNALRDLEAMIKRRGFQISFPVEVRSAAADTIALSTANHRETGYIAIHQHIKTDPFAYFRAAEEIFRSYAGRPHWGKWHFLQSKDFLGLYPDLEKFCKVRDVLDPNRVFTNAYLDRVLL; translated from the coding sequence ATGAGTGAGTGGCGCAATTGGGCCGGGGACCAGCGGTGCCGGCCAACCGACGTCGCGCATCCCAGCACGGTGGCCGAAATTTCCGCCTTGGTCGCCTCTGCCGCGGCATCGGGCGGCGTGCTCAAGGCGGTGGGTGCCGGGCATAGTTTCACCGACATTGCCCTGACGCAGGGCGTGCAGCTGCGCCTGGACGGGATCAGCGGGCTGCTGGCCGTCGACCGGGACAAGAAGCTCGTGACGCTTGCCGGCGGAACCCGCCTGCATGAGATTCCGGCACTGCTGGAACCGTACGGGCTGGCCATGGAGAATCTGGGCGACATCGACAGGCAGTCGATTTCCGGCGCCGTCTCCACGGGCACGCACGGGACCGGGCTGAGGTTCGGCGGCATTGCCACCCAGATCCGGGCCCTGACCCTGGTGACGGGAACGGGGGAAGTGTTGACTTGTTCGGAGACGGAAAACGCGGAGGTCTTCACTGTGGCCCGGGTGGGGCTTGGGGCACTGGGGATCATCACCTCTGTCACCCTGCAATGCGTTGCTGCGTTCATGCTGCATGCCGTTGAACGGCCGGAGTCGCTGGCAGGCGTCCTCGAGTCCCTGCCGGAACGCCAGCTGGCTGCCGACCACTTTGAGTTTTACTGGTTCCCGCACACGGACATGGCGCTGACCAAGGCCAACACGCGCCATGCCCCCGGCGGACTGCCCGCACGTGTGCGCCCGTTGTCCACCATGGCGCATCTGGTTGATGACGTGTTGGTCTCCAACACCTTGTTTTCCGCCCTGTGCAACGTCACGGGGAAGCTGCCGGACGTCATTCCGCGGGTCAATCGCATGGCCTCCCACCTCACAGGCAACCGGGAGTTTGGGGACGCCTCCCACAAGGTGTTTGCCACGCAACGCACCGTGCGCTTTCGCGAGATGGAATACGCCATTCCGCTGGAACAGATACCCAATGCGTTGCGGGACCTCGAGGCCATGATCAAGCGCCGGGGATTTCAGATCTCTTTCCCTGTCGAGGTGCGCAGCGCGGCGGCGGACACCATTGCGCTGTCCACGGCCAACCACCGCGAAACTGGCTACATTGCCATCCACCAGCACATCAAAACGGATCCCTTTGCGTACTTCCGGGCGGCCGAGGAAATCTTCCGGTCCTACGCCGGACGGCCGCATTGGGGGAAGTGGCATTTTCTCCAATCGAAGGACTTTCTCGGGCTCTACCCAGACCTGGAAAAGTTCTGTAAGGTTCGAGATGTTCTCGATCCCAATCGCGTGTTCACCAACGCTTATTTAGACCGGGTCCTGCTCTAA
- a CDS encoding LacI family DNA-binding transcriptional regulator gives MGASIDDVALRAGVSTATVSRALRGLPRVSPETRARVLSTAQELGYVPSPSASGLATGRTKTVGVLVPYVDRWYFGHAIEGIDQVLRENGYNLLLFSLGGYLHGRKRNFTESMVRKQIDALLVLSLWLSDEELQQLQRTDIPLMSVGGPVDGCAGVHIDDIAAAAAATEHLIGLGHRRIGYLHGAADEERNFKVPGLRSVAFKDTMVRAGLELRPEWLEPGDFTVADGARAAARIFDLPGELPTALFCGSDEMALGAMFEAQRRGIRVPADLSIIGIDDHDFSATAGLTTVSQKPAEHGRAAAGMIMAELKGSPAAVQELVMPFELVIRNTTAPPR, from the coding sequence ATGGGCGCGAGCATTGACGATGTTGCCCTGCGCGCAGGGGTCTCCACCGCCACGGTTTCACGGGCCCTTCGCGGGCTGCCCCGGGTGAGCCCTGAAACACGCGCACGTGTACTGAGCACTGCCCAGGAACTTGGCTATGTGCCCTCTCCATCGGCCAGCGGCCTGGCCACCGGACGCACCAAAACCGTGGGAGTCCTTGTGCCCTATGTTGACCGCTGGTACTTCGGGCATGCCATTGAGGGCATAGATCAGGTCCTGCGTGAGAATGGGTACAACCTGCTGCTTTTCAGCCTTGGCGGATACTTGCATGGGCGCAAGCGGAACTTCACCGAGAGCATGGTGCGCAAGCAGATTGATGCGCTGCTGGTGCTTTCACTGTGGCTCTCGGACGAAGAGCTGCAGCAATTGCAACGCACCGATATTCCGCTGATGTCAGTTGGGGGCCCGGTGGACGGCTGTGCCGGCGTCCACATAGATGACATTGCTGCGGCCGCGGCGGCCACCGAACACCTCATCGGGTTGGGGCACCGCCGTATCGGTTACCTTCACGGAGCCGCGGACGAGGAACGCAATTTCAAGGTTCCGGGGCTGCGCAGTGTGGCGTTCAAGGACACCATGGTCCGGGCAGGGCTTGAATTGCGACCGGAGTGGCTGGAGCCGGGCGATTTTACTGTCGCTGACGGTGCACGGGCGGCAGCCCGCATCTTTGATCTGCCCGGTGAACTGCCAACAGCGCTCTTTTGCGGCTCCGACGAAATGGCGTTGGGCGCCATGTTTGAAGCCCAGCGGCGCGGCATCCGCGTCCCCGCGGACCTGTCCATCATCGGCATCGACGACCACGACTTCTCTGCCACGGCAGGCCTGACTACGGTGTCGCAAAAACCTGCAGAGCACGGCCGGGCCGCGGCAGGCATGATCATGGCCGAACTCAAGGGTTCACCGGCAGCCGTGCAGGAACTCGTCATGCCCTTTGAGCTGGTGATTCGGAACACCACCGCACCACCGCGATGA
- a CDS encoding ABC transporter substrate-binding protein gives MGTKTSRMRLPLAVAAVMAMALTACSGGTGGGGGGGGAADENLDGRGPITYVQGKDNSNVVRPLLDKWNAAHPDEKVTFKEQSDNADQQHDDLVKNFQAKNVDYDVASVDVIWTAEFAAKGWLQPLKDKMAASTEGMLPATVQTGTYKDVLYTLPQTSDGGLLYYRKDLVPTPPKTWEEMMGMCSIAKDKGIDCYAGQFAQYEGLTVNVSEAINSQGGSIVDKDGKATVNSPEAKAGLQNLVDGFKDGNIPKQAQTYQEEQGRQSFEAGKLLFLRNWPYVYNLAKTDGSSTVKDTFGVAPLPGKDGPGASTLGGHNMGVSVYSKNKATAKDFLAFMTTEETQKFYATQGSLAPVLESLYDDADLISKLPYLPVLKTSILNAVPRPVTPFYPAVTQAIQQNSFAALQGTKTVDQALNDMEAAINTTGSK, from the coding sequence ATGGGAACGAAGACAAGCAGAATGCGTTTGCCGCTGGCGGTGGCCGCAGTCATGGCGATGGCGCTGACCGCGTGCAGCGGCGGGACAGGCGGCGGCGGAGGCGGGGGCGGCGCCGCGGATGAAAACCTTGACGGACGAGGCCCCATTACATATGTGCAGGGCAAGGACAACTCGAATGTCGTGCGTCCGCTCCTTGACAAGTGGAATGCTGCGCACCCGGATGAAAAGGTCACATTCAAGGAACAGTCCGACAACGCGGACCAGCAGCACGATGACTTGGTGAAGAACTTTCAGGCCAAGAATGTTGACTACGATGTTGCGAGCGTCGATGTCATTTGGACGGCGGAATTTGCCGCCAAGGGCTGGCTGCAGCCTTTGAAGGACAAGATGGCGGCCTCCACCGAGGGCATGCTTCCAGCCACTGTGCAGACCGGAACGTACAAGGATGTCCTGTACACGCTCCCGCAGACCTCCGACGGCGGCTTGCTGTACTACCGCAAGGACCTGGTCCCGACACCGCCCAAAACCTGGGAGGAAATGATGGGCATGTGTTCGATCGCCAAGGACAAGGGCATCGACTGCTACGCCGGCCAGTTCGCACAGTATGAGGGCCTGACCGTCAATGTTTCCGAGGCCATCAACAGCCAGGGCGGATCAATTGTTGACAAGGATGGCAAGGCCACGGTGAACTCGCCGGAAGCCAAGGCAGGGCTGCAAAACCTCGTGGATGGGTTCAAGGACGGCAACATTCCCAAGCAGGCGCAGACCTATCAGGAAGAACAAGGACGCCAGTCCTTTGAAGCCGGCAAATTGTTGTTCCTGCGCAACTGGCCCTACGTCTACAACCTTGCCAAGACCGACGGTTCCTCCACGGTGAAGGACACCTTTGGTGTTGCCCCGCTTCCGGGCAAGGACGGTCCCGGAGCTTCCACCCTGGGCGGGCACAACATGGGGGTAAGCGTGTACTCGAAGAACAAGGCCACGGCCAAGGACTTCCTGGCCTTCATGACGACCGAGGAAACTCAGAAGTTCTATGCCACACAGGGCTCGCTGGCACCCGTGCTGGAATCCCTGTATGACGATGCCGACTTGATTTCCAAGCTGCCGTACCTGCCAGTGCTAAAGACCTCAATCCTGAACGCAGTCCCGCGTCCAGTGACACCGTTCTATCCGGCCGTCACCCAGGCCATCCAGCAAAACAGTTTCGCGGCCCTGCAAGGGACCAAAACCGTTGATCAGGCCCTGAACGACATGGAAGCCGCCATCAACACAACAGGGTCCAAGTAG
- a CDS encoding NlpC/P60 family protein produces MTKRFLLRGTTALACATLASTAFFAPAAQAVPPGSHFLSTTALQQFSLRPFSPKVPTEEEITKAKESESATAAASTQLESVISEASERLAESVVASMGANDAYTTAMVLRDQRVAEADAAQVNADAATQAYGEAKSQLGQLAGSLYKNGGLDLSVQSFLTSEDADDAIYQASTLMVLGTNRAQTFNTAEATAATSSALAAQAAEARKAADAAIAAAQASYTEAEKAAAAQSAVVAENTAQRATLLERLASLHNTTVELEGARVDELERKAQDAALAKQIESSAKTPEPVRPMGSVENAIIAPALPSAAATPAPPPPVQLPKPQATKDPAPQPTQAPAPIPEPTKAPAPAPAPKPEPTQAPAPPPTTPPVEPPAPPVAPPSDNSIQVMVNYAMSKVGSPYLLGGNGPNVFDCSGLVQQAFAAAGRSVPRQGSDQFWAAPVRVPLSEMRYGDLLVFNESGSRFSHIAIYIGNNQVVQALNPDQPLGVTDLSWMSGMNLYPYAARY; encoded by the coding sequence ATGACCAAGCGCTTCTTGCTTCGCGGCACAACAGCACTGGCCTGCGCCACTTTGGCCTCGACGGCATTTTTTGCCCCCGCCGCCCAAGCCGTCCCGCCGGGCTCCCACTTTTTAAGCACGACGGCGTTGCAACAGTTCTCGCTGCGGCCCTTCAGCCCCAAGGTGCCCACCGAGGAAGAGATCACCAAGGCCAAGGAATCCGAATCGGCCACGGCGGCCGCATCGACCCAACTGGAGTCGGTCATCAGCGAGGCCAGCGAGCGCTTGGCTGAGTCCGTGGTGGCATCCATGGGTGCCAACGATGCGTACACAACCGCCATGGTGCTCCGGGATCAGCGGGTGGCCGAGGCCGACGCCGCCCAGGTCAACGCGGATGCAGCCACGCAGGCGTATGGCGAGGCGAAGTCGCAGCTGGGACAGCTGGCCGGCAGCCTGTACAAGAATGGCGGCCTGGACCTGAGCGTGCAAAGTTTTCTCACAAGTGAGGACGCCGACGACGCCATCTACCAGGCCTCAACCCTCATGGTGTTGGGCACCAACCGGGCGCAAACCTTTAATACGGCAGAGGCCACGGCCGCAACCTCCAGCGCCTTGGCCGCCCAGGCAGCGGAAGCCCGCAAGGCAGCGGATGCCGCGATCGCTGCCGCCCAGGCATCCTACACGGAAGCCGAGAAGGCAGCGGCGGCCCAGTCCGCCGTCGTCGCTGAAAACACTGCCCAACGCGCGACCCTGCTTGAACGGCTGGCCTCCTTGCACAACACGACCGTGGAGCTGGAAGGCGCCCGTGTTGACGAGCTGGAGCGCAAGGCCCAGGATGCCGCGCTGGCGAAGCAGATCGAGAGTTCAGCCAAAACGCCGGAACCTGTCAGGCCGATGGGCAGCGTGGAGAACGCGATCATTGCCCCGGCGCTTCCCTCGGCAGCGGCCACCCCGGCTCCCCCGCCACCGGTCCAGCTCCCTAAGCCGCAGGCCACGAAGGATCCGGCCCCTCAGCCGACTCAGGCGCCGGCCCCGATACCCGAACCAACAAAGGCTCCCGCGCCGGCACCTGCTCCCAAACCGGAACCCACCCAGGCACCGGCGCCCCCGCCCACGACGCCGCCGGTGGAACCGCCGGCACCCCCTGTTGCGCCGCCGTCGGACAACTCCATCCAGGTCATGGTGAACTACGCCATGTCCAAGGTCGGCAGCCCGTACCTGCTGGGCGGCAATGGGCCTAACGTCTTTGACTGCTCCGGGCTGGTGCAGCAGGCCTTTGCCGCCGCCGGACGGTCGGTTCCGCGCCAGGGCTCGGACCAGTTCTGGGCGGCTCCCGTGCGGGTGCCGCTCTCGGAAATGCGGTACGGGGACCTGCTGGTTTTCAATGAATCCGGCAGCCGGTTCAGCCACATCGCCATCTACATTGGCAACAACCAGGTGGTCCAGGCCCTAAACCCGGACCAGCCGCTGGGCGTAACGGATTTATCGTGGATGTCAGGCATGAACCTGTACCCGTATGCGGCAAGGTACTGA
- a CDS encoding carbohydrate ABC transporter permease yields the protein MSANVDPQAKTSTAARMPGGNREVGMDRKEKTQGRLAALLIVPTMVVLAIVILYPVVNAIIMSLEHDEGLDPVTGTFVAGGFAGFANYLHWLFQQCTGPGGETVSCPPGTLGAQFWSATGVTFFFTVVTVFFETILGFWMAIIMARAFKGRSVLRAAVLVPWAIPTAVTAKLWFFIFAFEGIANTLFNTSILWTGSEGPARAAIIIADIWKTTPFMALLILAGLQMIPSDIYEAAKVDGASAWQRFRLITLPLVKPALMVAILFRILDALRMYDLPAIMTGGANGTTTLSILVVNQIRIGFNSAAALSTITFLIIFIVAFIFVRFLGANAVESASGGARGKLK from the coding sequence ATGTCCGCAAACGTGGACCCACAAGCCAAAACCAGCACCGCGGCACGCATGCCTGGTGGCAATAGAGAAGTGGGAATGGACCGCAAGGAAAAGACCCAGGGCAGGTTGGCGGCGCTGCTGATCGTGCCAACTATGGTGGTCCTGGCCATCGTCATCCTTTACCCGGTGGTCAACGCCATCATCATGTCCCTGGAGCATGATGAAGGCCTGGACCCTGTGACGGGAACATTTGTTGCCGGGGGATTTGCCGGTTTCGCCAATTATCTTCATTGGCTGTTCCAACAGTGCACCGGACCCGGCGGTGAAACTGTCAGTTGCCCGCCCGGCACCCTGGGGGCGCAGTTCTGGTCCGCAACGGGAGTGACATTCTTCTTCACGGTGGTGACGGTTTTCTTTGAAACCATCCTCGGGTTCTGGATGGCCATCATCATGGCCCGTGCCTTCAAGGGCCGCAGTGTGCTCCGGGCGGCCGTTCTGGTGCCGTGGGCCATTCCCACAGCAGTGACCGCCAAGCTGTGGTTCTTCATCTTTGCCTTTGAGGGGATTGCCAACACTCTGTTCAACACCTCAATCCTGTGGACGGGCAGCGAGGGTCCGGCCCGCGCCGCCATCATCATCGCCGACATCTGGAAAACCACACCGTTCATGGCGCTGCTGATTCTGGCCGGACTCCAAATGATCCCCTCGGACATTTATGAGGCGGCAAAAGTGGACGGGGCTTCGGCATGGCAGCGCTTCCGGTTGATCACCCTGCCCCTCGTGAAACCCGCGCTGATGGTGGCAATCCTGTTCCGCATCCTGGACGCGCTGCGCATGTACGATCTGCCGGCCATCATGACAGGCGGCGCCAATGGCACCACAACGCTGTCAATCCTGGTGGTGAACCAGATCCGGATCGGTTTCAACTCCGCAGCAGCCCTGTCGACGATTACGTTCCTGATCATCTTCATCGTGGCATTCATCTTTGTCAGGTTCCTCGGGGCCAATGCTGTTGAATCCGCAAGTGGCGGAGCGAGGGGGAAGCTGAAATGA
- a CDS encoding DUF6286 domain-containing protein — MSAFTQKVLRRETHSSRSPLAVFTAIIITIAAVYCLLEMLLAGLGQPTWLMDPISFGQWLAELPGNYPSLLLTAAGVLLALLGIIFLANGLLPGRRARHTIAHPRVAIVVEDEVIASALARSARMAAGVTREQVMVTVSAKHVYVNIRPTSGIRLSEPRIKAAVESELAAMDLYPAPTVTVKLADSGVIGV; from the coding sequence ATGAGCGCTTTCACACAAAAGGTGCTGCGCCGGGAAACACATTCGTCACGCTCGCCACTGGCCGTCTTCACCGCCATCATTATCACCATTGCCGCCGTCTATTGCCTGCTGGAAATGTTGCTGGCAGGGCTGGGGCAGCCCACATGGCTTATGGATCCGATCTCCTTCGGGCAATGGCTTGCCGAGCTGCCGGGGAACTACCCGTCCCTCCTGCTGACTGCTGCCGGCGTTCTGCTGGCACTTCTCGGCATCATCTTTCTGGCCAACGGCCTGCTTCCCGGGCGCCGGGCCCGCCACACCATCGCCCACCCGCGCGTCGCCATTGTGGTCGAGGATGAGGTCATTGCCTCGGCGCTGGCCAGAAGCGCCCGCATGGCAGCCGGCGTCACCCGCGAGCAGGTCATGGTGACGGTCTCGGCCAAGCACGTGTACGTCAACATCCGCCCCACATCGGGAATCCGCCTCTCGGAGCCGCGCATCAAGGCAGCTGTTGAGTCCGAGCTCGCGGCCATGGATCTCTACCCCGCACCAACCGTCACCGTGAAGCTCGCCGACAGCGGGGTGATCGGCGTATGA
- a CDS encoding carbohydrate ABC transporter permease, protein MTQSTDAHTAAAKGVARRRERWASSRTYISAAVIVIWCLLPFYWMVVTAFRDVGYTFDPTPFFTHVTWDNFATAFSSERGNHLDRALLNSLFISGVTTVVALLFGVFAAYALARLNFRGKFLVLGVVLGASMFPGVAIVTPLFQLFTNINWTGTYQALIIPNISFVLPLTVYTLTSFFREMPWELEEAARIDGCTAGQAFRKVILPLAAPAVFTTAILAFIAAWNEYLIASILSNDATQTVTVAIASFAGAQPHQEPYTAVMAAGTVVTIPLVVLVLIFQRKIVAGLTAGAVK, encoded by the coding sequence ATGACCCAATCCACCGATGCCCACACTGCCGCTGCCAAGGGCGTTGCCCGGCGCCGTGAACGCTGGGCCAGTTCGCGGACCTACATCAGCGCCGCAGTCATTGTCATTTGGTGCCTGCTGCCGTTCTACTGGATGGTGGTCACCGCCTTCAGGGATGTTGGCTACACCTTTGACCCCACACCATTTTTCACGCACGTCACCTGGGATAACTTTGCTACGGCGTTCTCGTCCGAAAGGGGCAATCACCTTGACAGGGCGCTGCTGAACTCGCTGTTCATCTCAGGAGTCACGACCGTCGTCGCACTGCTATTTGGTGTGTTCGCGGCCTACGCACTGGCCAGGCTCAACTTCCGCGGAAAGTTCCTTGTTCTGGGCGTTGTCTTGGGTGCATCGATGTTCCCGGGTGTTGCCATCGTGACGCCGCTGTTCCAGCTGTTCACCAACATCAACTGGACCGGCACCTACCAGGCGCTGATCATACCCAACATTTCCTTCGTGCTGCCGCTGACGGTCTACACCCTGACATCCTTCTTCAGGGAGATGCCGTGGGAGCTGGAGGAGGCGGCCCGCATTGACGGATGCACTGCGGGGCAGGCCTTCCGCAAGGTCATCTTGCCACTGGCCGCGCCGGCAGTTTTTACAACGGCCATCCTCGCGTTCATCGCGGCGTGGAATGAGTACCTGATCGCCAGTATCCTCTCGAATGATGCGACCCAGACAGTTACCGTGGCCATTGCCAGCTTTGCCGGTGCCCAGCCGCACCAGGAACCGTACACGGCTGTCATGGCTGCCGGCACCGTGGTGACCATTCCACTCGTGGTGCTGGTGCTGATCTTCCAGCGCAAGATCGTTGCCGGTCTGACAGCAGGGGCGGTGAAATAG
- a CDS encoding universal stress protein — MSSPEDTSPAPTPEFAPTPTGIVVGIDGSEQSHCALIWAAREAKLRNVPLHLVTAYTVPIFAASGLDGGYATVDDDVIRQGAEAVLRESAAKVAHLDIQMDARVENGDAAGVLLELSETAQLLVFGSRGRGGFIGRLLGSVSSALPAHAKCPTVTVPLSCAPRLGEAPDVDGAKAKIEKVVTVGVDGSDQARYAVLLAAEQAERNGSTLRIICAVQPYTGSLAWMPAPVDRESLFAEIQVQLDAGEKWLQHHFPKLPIKIDLLEGSAVEALVNATEISEIVVMGTRGRGGFAGMMLGSTTDGVRHHAKGPIMVVKDREDPRQGDRSAFGPLLKA, encoded by the coding sequence ATGAGCAGCCCAGAAGACACTTCGCCGGCACCCACGCCCGAATTCGCACCCACGCCCACAGGGATTGTTGTGGGCATTGACGGCTCCGAGCAAAGCCACTGCGCCTTGATCTGGGCCGCCCGTGAGGCCAAGCTGCGCAACGTTCCGCTGCACCTGGTCACCGCCTACACCGTGCCCATTTTCGCTGCCTCCGGGCTCGACGGCGGGTACGCCACCGTGGACGACGACGTCATCCGCCAAGGTGCCGAGGCTGTCCTTCGCGAGTCGGCAGCCAAGGTTGCCCACCTGGACATCCAGATGGATGCCCGGGTTGAAAACGGCGATGCGGCAGGGGTGCTGCTGGAGCTCAGCGAGACCGCGCAGCTGCTGGTCTTTGGCTCACGCGGCCGCGGCGGTTTCATCGGGAGGCTGCTGGGCAGCGTCAGCTCCGCGTTGCCGGCCCACGCCAAGTGCCCCACCGTCACCGTCCCCCTCAGCTGTGCACCCCGGCTCGGCGAAGCGCCGGATGTGGATGGTGCCAAGGCGAAGATTGAAAAGGTCGTCACGGTGGGTGTGGACGGTTCCGACCAAGCCCGGTACGCCGTGCTGCTCGCTGCGGAACAGGCCGAACGTAACGGCAGCACGCTGCGCATTATTTGTGCGGTGCAGCCGTACACGGGATCGCTGGCCTGGATGCCGGCACCCGTGGACCGGGAGTCGTTGTTTGCCGAGATACAAGTACAGCTCGACGCCGGGGAGAAATGGCTCCAACACCACTTCCCGAAGCTGCCGATTAAGATCGACCTGCTTGAAGGATCGGCCGTGGAGGCCCTGGTAAACGCCACTGAGATCTCGGAAATCGTTGTCATGGGCACCCGCGGACGCGGCGGCTTCGCAGGCATGATGCTCGGTTCCACCACTGACGGGGTGCGGCACCACGCCAAGGGCCCCATCATGGTCGTCAAGGACAGGGAAGACCCCCGCCAAGGCGACCGCTCAGCATTTGGCCCGCTACTGAAGGCCTGA
- a CDS encoding metallopeptidase family protein codes for MQVNPLASIPSFGPFRMTEAEFDAAVQSAMAGIPADLRAEMNNVAIFTADDYIPGPGEDPDTVLLGLYEGTPLTERDSWWGAGSLPDRITIFREPILGICLSREDVIHEVTVTVVHEIAHHFGISDERLHELGWG; via the coding sequence ATGCAAGTGAACCCGTTGGCTTCGATTCCCTCCTTTGGCCCCTTTCGCATGACTGAGGCCGAATTTGATGCTGCCGTGCAGTCGGCTATGGCCGGCATCCCGGCGGATCTTCGCGCCGAGATGAACAATGTGGCGATCTTCACAGCCGACGACTACATTCCAGGACCCGGCGAGGATCCCGACACTGTGCTCCTTGGCCTCTACGAAGGCACCCCGCTCACGGAACGCGATTCCTGGTGGGGAGCGGGCTCGCTGCCTGACCGGATCACCATCTTTCGCGAACCGATCCTGGGCATCTGCCTCAGCCGCGAGGACGTCATTCACGAGGTCACCGTGACGGTTGTCCACGAGATCGCCCACCACTTCGGCATCAGCGACGAACGCCTGCACGAGCTGGGCTGGGGCTGA